In bacterium, a genomic segment contains:
- a CDS encoding ABC transporter permease: MITIFREIYQYRELLLSLAIRDIKTRYKQTFLGIAWALFVPLVTMLVFSFVFVRFVKIDTGGVPYPIFAYCGILPWTFFAGSLNFSINSLVMNAGLITKIYFPREAIPIASIAANFLDFCIASVILFGLMAWYQFPLHLTILIVPVILIIQITLTAGLGFIFGMANLFFRDIRYIFQVIIPLWMFATPVVYHIPEKYQWIYRINPMAPIISSYRPLILEGKLPKLVVGLNPSPLLIACLVSLIILILGMLWFHRTSPIFAENV, encoded by the coding sequence GTGATCACTATATTCAGAGAAATTTATCAATACAGGGAGCTTCTTCTTTCTCTTGCTATAAGAGATATAAAAACACGATACAAACAAACTTTCTTGGGTATTGCTTGGGCTCTGTTTGTGCCACTTGTTACTATGCTTGTTTTTAGCTTTGTTTTTGTAAGGTTTGTTAAAATTGATACAGGAGGAGTTCCTTATCCTATTTTTGCTTATTGTGGTATCCTTCCATGGACATTCTTTGCCGGTTCACTTAATTTTTCAATAAACTCGTTAGTAATGAATGCTGGGCTTATCACAAAAATTTACTTCCCGAGAGAAGCCATCCCAATTGCATCAATTGCTGCAAACTTTTTAGACTTTTGTATTGCATCAGTTATACTTTTTGGATTAATGGCATGGTACCAATTTCCACTCCATTTGACAATCCTTATAGTACCGGTTATATTAATAATTCAGATTACCCTAACAGCTGGTTTAGGATTTATATTTGGAATGGCAAACCTTTTCTTCAGAGATATAAGGTATATATTTCAAGTAATTATTCCCTTATGGATGTTTGCTACTCCAGTAGTTTATCATATACCTGAAAAATATCAATGGATATACAGGATAAATCCAATGGCACCTATTATTTCTTCGTATAGACCACTGATATTAGAGGGTAAGCTACCTAAATTAGTAGTAGGTTTGAACCCTTCCCCCCTACTTATTGCATGTTTAGTATCATTAATTATTCTAATTTTGGGCATGCTATGGTTCCATCGCACATCTCCCATATTTGCAGAAAATG